A region from the Gossypium hirsutum isolate 1008001.06 chromosome A08, Gossypium_hirsutum_v2.1, whole genome shotgun sequence genome encodes:
- the LOC107929444 gene encoding AP-4 complex subunit epsilon yields MGSQGGFYQSKEFLDLVKSIGEARSKAEEDRIVLSEIETLKRRISEPDTPKRKMKEYIIRLVYVEMLGHDASFGYIHAVKMTHDDTLLVKRTGYLAVTLFLNEDHDLIILIVNTIQKDLKSDNYLVVCVALNAVCKLINEETIPAVLPQIVELLAHPKEAVRKKAIMALHRFYQKSPSSVSHLVSNFRKRLCDNDPGVMGATLCPLFDLITNDVNSYKDLVISFVSILKQVAERRLPKAYDYHQMPAPFIQIKLLKILALLGSGDKQASENMYTVVGDIFRKCDSSSNIGNAILYECICCVSSIYPNPKLLESAADAISRFLKSDSHNLKYMGIDALGRLIKISPEIAEQHQLAVIDCLEDPDDTLKRKTFELLYKMTKSTNVEVIVDRMIDYMISINDNHYKTEIASRCVELAEQFAPSNQWFIQTMNKVFEHAGDLVNIKVAHNLMRLIAEGFGEDDNTADSQLRSSAVESYLYILGEPKLPSVFLQVICWVLGEYGTADGKYSASYITGKLCDVAEAYSNDETVKAYAVTALMKIYAFEIAAGRMVDMLPECHSLMEEFLASHSTDLQQRAYELQAVIGLDAHAVESIMPSDASCEDIEVDKALSFLNGYIQESIEKGAQPYIPESERSGMLNISNFRNQDHHEASSHGLRFEAYELPKQTVQARIPPASLASTELVPVPEPVYPRESYQTTTVPSVSSDAASTELKLRLDGVQKKWGRQTHFPSTSTSNSTSQKTVNGITQVDGSNTANSRTRETYDSRKQVEISPEKQKLAASLFGGPSKTEKKSATGHKSSKPSSHMVKSHAPKSSMEVASEKTSPVQQPPDLLDFGEPTVKSTAPSLDPFKDLEGLLEPTTQVSSAVNHSSTAAVTKSPDIMGLYTETPAGAHHKDSDILSGLSNSPMTNMVGGTTTMQVAQTSKSPNLKDSLEKDALVRQMGVTPSSQNPNLFKDLLG; encoded by the exons ATGGGCTCCCAAGGCGGATTCTACCAATCCAAAGAATTTCTGGATCTGGTGAAGTCCATTGGCGAGGCTCGATCCAAGGCCGAAGAGGACCGAATTGTTCTCAGCGAGATCGAGACTCTCAAACGCCGCATCTCCGAGCCCGACACACCCAAGCGCAAGATGAAAGAGTACATCATCAGATTGGTTTACGTCGAGATGCTCGGTCACGACGCTTCCTTCGGTTACATTCACGCCGTTAAGATGACTCACGATGATACCCTCCTCGTCAAACGGACCGGTTACTTGGCCGTTACGCTCTTCTTAAACGAAGATCATGATTTGATCATTTTGATTGTCAATACCATCCAGAAAGATTTGAAGTCTGACAATTACTTGGTGGTCTGCGTCGCCTTGAATGCCGTTTGCAAGTTGATCAATGAGGAGACAATTCCTGCCGTCTTGCCGCAGATTGTGGAGTTGCTCGCACATCCTAAGGAGGCTGTACGGAAGAAGGCCATCATGGCTCTCCATCGGTTTTATCAGAAATCCCCTTCTTCTGTTTCGCATCTCGTCTCCAATTTTCGCAAG AGACTTTGTGATAATGATCCTGGAGTTATGGGTGCAACCCTTTGCCCACTTTTTGATCTTATAACAAATGATGTTAATTCTTACAAAGATTTGGTCATCAGCTTTGTAAGCATTCTTAAACAAGTTGCTGAACGCAGACTACCTAAGGCTTATGATTACCATCAGATGCCAGCTCCATTTATTCAG ATCAAATTGTTGAAAATTCTGGCATTGCTTGGAAGCGGTGACAAGCAAGCAAGTGAAAACATGTATACCGTAGTGGGAGACATATTCAGAAAATGTGATTCATCAAGTAATATAGGAAATGCTATACTCTATGAGTGCATATGCTGTGTTTCCTCTATATATCCCAATCCCAAGTTATTAGAGTCTGCAGCGGATGCTATATCCAGATTTTTAAAG AGTGACAGTCATAACCTAAAATACATGGGCATTGATGCTCTTGGCCGATTAATAAAGATAAGTCCAGAGATTGCTGAGCAACATCAGTTGGCTGTTATTGATTGCTTAGAG GACCCAGATGATACTCTGAAGAGAAAAACCTTTGAACTACTgtacaaaatgaccaagtctacAAATGTGGAGGTTATTGTTGATCGCATGATTGATTACATGATTAGCATTAATGACAATCATTATAAAACTGAAATAGCATCTCGATGCGTTGAACTTGCGGAGCAATTTGCACCGAGCAATCAATGGTTCATTCAG ACCATGAATAAAGTTTTTGAGCATGCGGGAGATCTGGTCAATATTAAGGTAGCTCACAATTTGATGCGGTTGATTGCTGAGGGATTTGGAGAGGATGATAATACTGCAGACAGTCAACTGAGATCATCTGCT GTGGAGTCATACTTGTACATTCTTGGTGAACCAAAGCTGCCATCCGTTTTTCTTCAA GTAATTTGCTGGGTCTTAGGGGAATATGGAACAGCTGATGGAAAGTACTCTGCTTCCTATATTACTGGGAAGTTATGTGATGTGGCAGAGGCATATTCGAACGATGAGACTGTTAAG GCATATGCAGTTACAGCCCTCATGAAAATATATGCATTTGAAATAGCAGCGGGGAGGATGGTAGATATGCTGCCTGAG TGTCATTCTTTAATGGAAGAATTTTTGGCTTCTCACTCGACAGATTTGCAGCAACGCGCTTATGAATTGCAAGCTGTGATTGGCCTTGATGCTCATGCTGTTGAGAGTATTATGCCATCAGATGCAAGTTGTGAAGATATTGAG GTTGATAAAGCCCTTTCCTTCCTTAATGGTTATATCCAAGAGTCAATTGAAAAAGGTGCTCAGCCCTATATTCCTGAGAGTGAACGCTCTGGAATGTTAAATATCAGCAATTTTAGGAATCAAGATCACCATGAAGCTTCGTCACATGGTCTCAGGTTTGAGGCATATGAGCTTCCAAAGCAAACAGTGCAAGCAAGGATTCCTCCTGCATCACTTGCTTCAACTGAACTTGTTCCAGTGCCAGAGCCAGTGTATCCTAGGGAAAGCTACCAGACTACTACTGTGCCATCTGTATCATCAGATGCAGCATCAACAGAGCTCAAGCTACGACTAGATGGAGTCCAAAAAAAGTGGGGTAGGCAAACACACTTTCCCTCAACATCTACCTCAAATTCCACATCCCAGAAAACAGTTAATGGCATCACGCAAGTTGATGGGTCAAATACTGCAAATTCAAGAACACGTGAAACCTATGATTCTAGGAAACAAGTAGAAATTTCTCCAGAAAAGCAGAAACTGGCTGCTTCGCTGTTTGGAGGTCCATCAAAAACAGAAAAGAAGTCAGCTACTGGTCATAAGAGTTCAAAGCCAAGCAGCCACATGGTGAAGTCTCATGCGCCGAAGTCTAGTATGGAAGTTGCTTCAGAAAAGACATCTCCTGTTCAACAACCTCCGGACTTGCTTGATTTTGGAGAACCAACTGTCAAAAGTACTGCTCCTTCACTAGATCCATTTAAAGATCTGGAGGGTCTTCTTGAGCCAACAACTCAAGTTTCTTCAGCAGTGAATCATAGTTCAACTGCTGCTGTTACGAAGTCCCCTGATATAATGGGATTGTACACAGAGACACCTGCTGGCGCACACCATAAAGACAGTGATATTTTATCTGGCTTGTCAAATTCGCCAATGACAAATATGGTTGGTGGTACTACAACCATGCAAGTAGCTCAAACTAGTAAGAGCCCCAACCTTAAAGATTCATTGGAAAAGGATGCACTGGTTAGGCAGATGGGTGTTACTCCATCGAGTCAGAATCCAAACTTGTTTAAAGATCTACTCGGGTGA